Part of the Toxotes jaculatrix isolate fToxJac2 chromosome 8, fToxJac2.pri, whole genome shotgun sequence genome is shown below.
AGATATTTCAGGTTTATATAATGCAGTCTAACTGATAAGCAGGGTTTACAGTATCCATTTCCCTCCTTCGTCCCCTATGAtaccgtgtatgtgtgtgttttatctgtgtgACCTTGTGTGTGCAACACTGACAACTTAGCTAGCACGGACAGAGATTAACACCTGCAACTATCTGCCAACCTCTCTGTGTCAGGCCATAACACCAGGcagacaagacaagacatgaACGGtgtagtagcagcagcagaccTCCACAGTTCTGTAATAAACAATTATATTAATCACTGTTATTGATGAAAATGTTTCCAAGGAAATATTTCTGAGTTCCAAAaagctggttaaaaaaaaggtcaacaGTTTCGATAAATCCCAAAAATTTCCAAGGAAAATTCAAAGAAAGTAAATATGAGAGAAAGCTGGTCCTGTGTTGAAACCGCTTCATTTCACTAAAGCCGTAATACGCACGATTTGCTAATGAAAGGATCTATTTTAAGATCCTAAAGCAGGAAGTCGTGCTGCAATAAAGAAGAGCATCCCATTCCAAGTAATTTAAATGCTGGAGATTTGCCTAGATTgcccaaaaaagaaaactctggTGTTGGATTACTTTCATGAGATCTTCCCCACCCgcagaaagtgacaaaacatGAGTAATATAGGCAGAAGATAAACCCTTTTTCTATTTCTACACAATCTAAATATAGCCTGGAGGCACCCTTCTCTGTTTCAGTAACAAACACAGGTTTGACCCCATAATAGGTTAAGTGTCCTTCACTGTTCAAACAAATATTTGGATATGAGcattatatactgtaaatatcaTATGAACTGGATACGTCTCTACTCACTGCTGAACAGAAGCTGCAGTTGCAGCTTTGCAGTTCCCTGGTGGCTGTAGATGGCTGCTCACTGAGGCACAGCTTGCAGAAGACCTCGGGCCCTGGCTGGGAGTCCGCGTCGGCCTCGGGGGTCCCAGGTGCTGAATCCCTGGCTTCCTGGCTCAGGGTGGGACTCCTGCTGGCCATGGAGAAGCAAGGCAGGCGGGGAGGGAAGTTAAGAGGGAATCAGGCTGCTCCCAGCTCTTCTGCTAGGGACGGAGAGGAGCTACAGCCTCCATATTCCTGAAAGCAGAAACAGCActgatgtgtatgtgtcttcACCATGTGTGTAACACTGTGCTCCGCTTCCcctttgtttctgttcacaCAACCACTGCGAGGCCTTCTGACAACTCTGCATCCAGTTTCTGGAACCTGTCATTCTGTCTGGTAACTGGTAAACCAGCTCCGGTGACTTCACCTCTGCCTGTAGGAATACACTGTTATTGTCTTGCTGCCAGAGATATGAATTAGTCACTGTTTAAAGCTGCGTGGCCCATGTAGCAAAATATAATTATGTGTAATTACTGCAGTAATACTGATTACTCATCATGTCTGTTGTTACTAAATAAATGGaagacattttaaggccaaagTCCAAGGTGTGTGTTTACTGAGCCTACAGTTATTGACCAGCTCCTCGTTCATTCTGACAGGAAGAATTGATTGTCGATCACTTTTAGAAACATGGTGACTACAGGCTCGTGGAGCTACAGTAGGTCAACAtccagcacaaacactgaacactaAAATCCTCTAACATGTGGTGTTAAAGGGAACTGAAGTCACCGAACCCAAAAGTCATCCCTTTGGTTGATGTGGATGTCCATTCCCAAAAAGAAAAGTATGAGATATAATAACACCATAATCTGGGATTTGTGATTAATCCTGTAGATAACAGCAGTTGGACACAGAACAAGGTCACACAGGAAACCGTGacgttaaaaacacacagtgcagccTAAGCGGATGTTGAAATCACACATTATCCCAAACACAATGTTCTCTATTTCAGCAGGCTGTAAAAATTTGGCAGGAAACTTTGAAGCAGTTCAATCGATACAGCCGCCACCACCAGTGTCCTAAATTTTTCAGTGAGTGCTCTTTTATTGTGCATTATCGATCCGCGGTGGCGTACATGCAGACCACTGATAGTGGAGCTCGTGGAGCACGTTGGTATTTCTGCACAGTCATAGTGTATCCTGCGCTGCTTTCGGACAGGCGAGCCGAGCAGTCATCATCCCGCAACGCTGTCAGCcagtcctgtcctgtcctgtcctgtcctaaCCAACTCCATGCTCTCACATGGGTAAATAACAGGTTTCTTGGCAGCTCGCTTTGCTGCGTGGAAACTCCAATATGTATTTAATAGCAGAGTGAAGCCTTTCATCACAGAACAACTTTAAAGTTTAGAGGAACTTGAGATTACCTGGGTAAACATCACGCTGACAGAAGTGTTGTTATCTAAGAACAACTGACAGTGTCATCCACCTTTGATATGATAGACATGAGGCAGTTTAACTGATACTTGTAGAATTCATCAATACTTTATAATTATTTGATCCGAGTAAAACACAGTGAGTTTGCAAGTGTAAGTCTGAGGATTGAGAACAGGCTGAACGCTGTTTCAGGAGCACCACACCCTCAATGTTTGCACATGGAACtaaatttaaatatattgaGTGTCATTAAAATGCTGATTAACAGAAACTTCAACTTATTATCAGTGCACACCTTCAGAAACCCATCCTGGCTGCAGTCCCTGCCCCTGAAAAGCAATCAAGCTGAGAATAAGAGCCCGTATTCAAACTTGGATCCTCACTGTTAGTGCTATTCATTAATCAAAACACCCTTGTGTGCTAACAGGTCTTTTTAGGTGTGGAGCTGACCATTTAGTGATTAGCAGTCCTCAAGGATCAAGGTCTAGATGGCATGTCTGCcaggggttggggggggggggggtgggatgGGGTGAGGGTCAAAGCATCATTGTTGACCAGAAAGGCAGagatggaaaaatggaaaaccaGATCTGCCTggtgaaaagctgctgctgctgctttcacacagaCTGCCACTGTGTTGGAAAGGAGGCAGCTGGGCAGTGTGCTCTGGGAGTGTGTAGCAGAATTTATATGGCATCATTTACACAGCTGCAATCACTCTCTGTGTGATTGTCTGGCCTGAGAGAGCCTGAAACAAGAGCAGAAAAAGCTGAAACCCAGCAGTGTCAAaaggacggatggatggatggatggatgggatAATGCAAACCTTCGTGCAGTGCACATCACTTGAACCAGAAATCACTGTGGTGGATGCAGAATTGAAAGAAAGACGTGATTTCCTAACAGGAACTTCCTGAAAAAGAGCGAGTTTGTTGTGATATGAGCGCATATTTCTGCAGTGAGGTTACTGTGGCATTACTCATGATAAAATATCAGTGGAACGTGTAATCTGGTACACAGTGCATTCAGACAGACCACACATGCAACCCGACACATCTGCATCCCTCTCAAGGTTGCATACTCGCATAAGTCAGAACTGAGACACTGACGCATTCACCGTATTTCCGTAGTATTTCGTAAACGGTAAAAGATGGTCATCGTGCTGCGGACAAAAGCCAGATGAGCAGAcgacagaggaacagagagacagggtggGGGGGACCTACCTTGTCTGTGGAACACTGGGTGTAGAGCTGCCTGAGTCCAGATCCCCAGCCGCAGTGCTCCTATGGCTGTGGCACAGACACATGTGTTGATACAGTCTGTTGTTATAATAACCTCTGCTGTCAACGCCTAACGCCGCTGCCGCACCGACTCCGCGTCTCTCACACGCgcagaaaaactaaaaacatgtttgaacgtcctgctggctgctgtctgccccgtctatgtgtgtgtgtgtgtgtgtatgcgtgtgtgtgtgtgtgcgtgtgtgtgcgggCGTGTGTCAGCTcttctcttgtgttttgtttccatccAGGAAGCTGTGACTGCTCTGTGTAGATCTCCACTCTCCACTGCTCCTGCTGGCTATTTCACTGAACTCGTGCTGCTTTCAGAGGCAGTCGGAAAACTGGACGTCGCGCGAGTAATAGGCACAAACCACGGACTGTGTGTAAAAACAAACGTCGCTGCATTGGCGCCCTCTGCGTTCTGGTGCACTCTTTACTCAAAGAGCTTACTCTACCATCATTTGTTAAAGGACTTTCCTTCTTTAACAGATATATTTACATAGTGATGCTTTATACCAAGTTGATGCTTGCAGTTGATTTTGCACTAGGGGAAACAAAGCTCTACAAATGAGACTGATGTTTTGCAGATGCATTTGCTGGGTTAATGTTTAGACTTAGTTTAGCTGTAATACTTGGCTACTAATAAATCCATGGCTGGATCACACAAGATCTTATAAAAAGATTAGTTGTTCCTCAATATTTCTACCCACTAACTGCTGGGGGTTACTGTTGCATAGCTCATGGAAGCAGTGACCAAACAGTAAGTTTCATATTTTGCTTGCTAAATCCTAAAGCTGTTATTTCTGGACCTTGTTACTCATGATATtgcagtgacttcctgtttacattgCTGGTTACCCTACACAGGTTTCTGAAACAATCACAGTGGTAATATCATGAGGGACAGCCCTATGCAATACTCTGCTGCCACGTTTAATACAGCAGATGTCAGATGTGAAACCAGCCAGTCATCTTAATTGATCTTAATGCAAATAAGTAAGATAAACCTCAGAGACTATGTTCAGCCAACAACTGTTTTACATTACTCTGGCAATCGGccatggagaggcctgctgagcagaggtggaaagtcacacagaaaaacagatactTTAAAAGTACTACTTAAGTAGAACTTGTAAACTactgtgatatatatatatatatatatatatatatatatatatatatatatatatatatatatatatatatatatatatatatatatatatatatatatatatagcttcTTTATGTTTATTTCCAGGCAGCATGCTTTAACATGCTTTTATAATGTTCCTAATTGCTGGTTTTTATCTTTATCCTATTGTGTTTTAGATACTTCCAATAAGTGTGGTGTTTTCATAAAAGCCCTCACTTAAGAGTGGTATTTTAGGAAACTCTCCTTTTATAAATCCTTTTTAAAGCACCTCCCCACACATGCACTTCTTCTATTGATGGACCATATATGGCATCATCCACGTCATCATCATGCACACCTCTGGCTTCTTTACCATTTCAGGAACTGGTTTTTGCCTGGAATTGCATCATCAGGCATCAACAAACGACATATTGCAACATACTGTTTACAACATACTTTTGGCTGTTCttcttgttgttattattatcataataattattatttatattattgtgacatatacatactgtattttcaaACCTGTCTCAGATGTCATCATATTTAAGTATCATGCGATAACCCAGATGAAGTCCATAAGCTGTTATGTGTTAGTCTATAATGTTTTTACATTATACCACTTTACTGTTATGTTAAAGTAGGGTTTGTGGACTGTTGCATCGTAACCACACCTGTCTGTCAGAGCtgcttttttgtctctctgtatctgtgCTACAAAACCTGCTTTCTTGTCAGGTACatcatttcctccttttcttcctgaTACTTCACCGCGAAACAGGTCTGTGCCACGAGTCAAAAACATTGATCTAGTTTTGCTTGAATGCATTTGTTTAAAAGTCTACCAGGTGCAGTGAAGTCGTTAGTAGATGGGGGAGGATCAGCTgccagacaaagaaaaaaagaagttttaaAACATTATAAGGTTTGGATGTAATTTAccaaataatttaatattttttggcactttcgaTGAACATCCCAGCCACAAAGTTGGTTGACAGCAGAGCTACCAGTCTCGTGGACTAGGTacagactttttatttttcatacagGTAGATTCAAGACACGCAAGTGTCACGCAATGATCATCACTTCACTTCATCTCCGTCCATATTATGTGACTTGTCGCAAAGTGAAACCAAACCAATGGAAACCCCAGGTTAAAGTGCGCATGCGTCTTTcgaacagggttttttttttctgagaaattCTTTATATCGGACTGTCGTTCGCTTTTTGGAGTATAATATTTCTGCCTCACGACTGATGGACACCTTTAACCCTCTGACCCTGAGTCGTTATAATACCAGCTGTTTAACAATAATGAAGGAAAGAACACCGTTGAATCAGgtgagtttttgtttgtttgtttttttaactatttcacATAATGACGACACCTGTATGCCTCCTGAGTTATCATACAATCTCATTTATATACATACAAACAGACTATAGTTCATGTTTCCAAGGCGAATGATAAATATTCTTTATCCAGTTTGATTTTGTGATCAAACTTTTGGCTCAAACAATCCCCCACATTTCCGTTTATTGTTAATTTAAAGTGTAGGACAGAAAAAGTTCCCCTCTTCTGCAACTTATTGACCACTGAACATTCCTATGACCTAGAAAAACAGCCTTGAGCAGTAAAGTAGTTTGCTGTGGTTTTTAAGAACAACCCTCCCCCCGCCACCAAGTTACTGTGTGAGGTGTCACCATTGTTTGAAACCCTGTGGCAAAGATAACCCTTTTCCCCTGCCCTCCTCCAGCTGATGGCTTTCAAAGACTCCAACGTGCAAAGAGTCATCCAGCTGGTGCACAGGGTGGTGCAGAAGAGCTGCAGAAGAGCCTGCCAGCTGTTCTGCTGCCCCTTGGACACCATGTTGTGTGAAAAGGCCTGCCCAGGTAAAAATAACGTTTTTGTATCATGAATTCTATAAAGACACCAGACAATATTGTCCTCATTACGTCATTTGCTGTCATGTCTCGGTCCAGTGTTTCCTCAGATTGTATCTGTAGATCTGACTGTCAGTAAAACACTCACTGAATCTGCACTGATATTTTAGTATTGCTTTGTAAGCCAGCAGCATGCATGCCAAAAAGACCATTTATCattactgggaaaaaaaatctaacatcatgtgtctcactgtctttttttaaagctcAAAACCAGCAGATTACAGAGGATAAAACTACCCAAGGTAAGACGTTTTCTTTAATGCTGTGTCCCAGTGtcgttttctttttcagtcttatTTTCCACACTAACCTTTAACCACAGTCTTGGGAGCATGCCAAGTTGCATTTCACTACACATCTTGCTGGTGTATGTGACAAATAAGCTCTTGAATCTGTGCAGGTGCTTTTCCATCATTTTATGGAGCAGCTTGGCACAAACTAGTTTTGGTTTTAAACCTTTGAATAAGGATAGCAAGGAATAAAACTGcttttgtcagcagcacatgaGCCATAAGTTCAAACACTACCTTTTCTGTGGCGTTTCACGTGTAAGTCAGTGAAACAGACTTTTCCACATACTCAGGAACTTTGCGATAGTGACGCATTTCTGCTTTTACATCACAATGGAACGACAACTTCCCATTCTCATGTTCTCttccctttttccctttctccccctcacccactgacaAACAGTGGCGGTCCGGAGTCTGCCGTCAACCATTTTGATTGTGAACATCAGCAACTCCACCCTGATCGACTGCGTCATTGGGCATGAAAGCTACCCCTCTGCAGTGGCCGAGGGTCAGCCTCTCATGCAGGGATCGGGGCTCCACATGTACGGTGGGTAACAGACAACAAACCTATTGAACAGCATCATTCTAGAAACATCAAACACTTTGTGTTCTCAAACTTTACTcgtggcaataaaaaaaaaactttgtgttACAGATCAGAT
Proteins encoded:
- the LOC121186669 gene encoding uncharacterized protein LOC121186669 encodes the protein MDTFNPLTLSRYNTSCLTIMKERTPLNQLMAFKDSNVQRVIQLVHRVVQKSCRRACQLFCCPLDTMLCEKACPAQNQQITEDKTTQVAVRSLPSTILIVNISNSTLIDCVIGHESYPSAVAEGQPLMQGSGLHMYDQMTCSYSQGQQGAAQTSASPPPPLCPPLPPEQPPSINIHSSHLNFVIIGDNNYMHAEQICSNELEEPQV